CGCTCTATCATATATTTTCCCGTATCAATATTGTCAACCTTCAAACTTCTACAGTCTCCTAAAATCTTAAAAAGAAGTGTCTTTTGTAGTTGCACCAAACAATTCACTTGATTCCAAGTGTCGCTATTAATTGGAAGAAAACAACTAGCTTCAAATTCAAAAGCAATCAAGTTATAAATTGCTTTGGCTAGAGTTGGCTTACCAATTCCCCCAACTCCAAAAATTCCTATCATTCGTATGTCTTTCGTTCCAACGCTTAAACGCAATTTGACATCTTCTACATGAGGTTTTAATCCAACGGGATGCTCGGTAACATGTAAATATAAATGATCATTTGCCATTCTTGAGACCTCTCGAACGATTTTTTCAATGAATTTTGATTCATTCCTGTGTTTGTGTGGacacatataaaagaaaaaaaaaacaattaatgacTTGTACTCCTCACATGCCATACAAGCAacataatataaagaaaaatgattaattaatgaatacAGCTCATCGCATAAAAAACAATTAGGAAAATaatctaaataaattttttcccaCAAcctgaaaaaaaactaaaataagaaagaCAAGGAACATAAGCAGTGCGTACGAGTTGATCGATCTCTGCATGTACTTTAGTTGGCGATTATTAAAAGGCCAAACAAAAACTTAGATTTTTATATAGTTTCATTCAGGTTGTGATTAGTTCAATTTATTCAGCTTTAATTTCCAATAAacttataaagaaattaatgtTTTAGTTCCATATTAAAACCCATATTTATACAAGATGCGGACTAGCTAGTGATTTATACATATGATAGAATGGGGGGAAATCATGAATTAATGAACAGCACAAATTTATTAAGCAGTTAGCAATACCCATTTCTGATCAGATGGTATCCGGACAAATTGGCAACTTCTTGAAGGGCTTCCTTCCACAGCTGCAACTTCTTCATGTCTACATTCAATTTCTGATCAGCATGTTTAGCCAATGCTTCCCCAAAACTTCCTTCTTGCTTTCGAGCATATGATGGATCTACATGGTAAAACACAGGTTGAACTATTTGTTGCTTTGATTTTTTACACTCAAGAATCTTCAGTAGCTCGTCCAAACACCATGTTGATGATGCATAATTTTTTGAGAGTATAATGATGGAAATTCTTAAACTTTCTATAGCATGGAGAAGTGCAGGTGAAATCTCATCACCTCTTCTAAGCTCATCTTCATCTAAGTAGGTGCAGATTCCATTTTGAATCAAAGCATGATATAGATGGGCAGTAAAAGTATTACGGATATCTTCCCCTCTAAAGCTCAAGAACACATCGTAGGGCCATGGAGAGGTGACTGAagaagaggatgaagaggagatTGTAGATAAGgccatggaagaaatttgatagTGTACGTGTGTATGTAATGCGCGCCTGATGATCAGTCTGCTTACTGGATGTAAAGAGTTGGACATCATCGACTGTCCTTAAAAAGACAAGTCTATACTTCTTTCTACACTGTACGTGTTTCAGTTAATGGTGTCTTCTGACAACTTCTTTGTGAAGTCATTGAGTCAATGTTgcgttaaattattaaaaaaaagatgttcAGTAACTACTTGGCAATTTCCTGGCAACTTCTTCAAACAAGAGAAGTCATGTTTCACGCATTAATGCTCTCATTAGTACTTCtggaacaaaacaaaataaaataaaacagtgAGGTACAATGACGACTGCATTAATACTCGtacatagtaaaataatattattttttaaaattcagaaactttaaaattaaagaaaaatttctgaatatttttaaaatcattaataatatttatgaattttattgataactctCCTTTCTAACGAAATAAAACTATGTATACAACCAACAACTCAGTGTGCACAAAAGGCACCAAAACCATTATactttaggaaaaatatagttgcaagcacaatagTGCATTAATCTGCgtactaatttaatgtgattggtcaaaaagtagattttattaaaaacaatattaatttaacttttaagtatgaattaatcagtattggtacgcatattagtacgcgactttacttgtatataacaaaactcgaTCTATAGTACTTTAATGTACAGCAGTTCCAAAATATCCAATCTCAGCAACCCTCTCACCTCCCTCGGCACCTCCATTATATTATTCCACGTTTTTCCC
This is a stretch of genomic DNA from Carya illinoinensis cultivar Pawnee chromosome 15, C.illinoinensisPawnee_v1, whole genome shotgun sequence. It encodes these proteins:
- the LOC122297753 gene encoding disease resistance protein RPV1-like yields the protein MALSTISSSSSSSVTSPWPYDVFLSFRGEDIRNTFTAHLYHALIQNGICTYLDEDELRRGDEISPALLHAIESLRISIIILSKNYASSTWCLDELLKILECKKSKQQIVQPVFYHVDPSYARKQEGSFGEALAKHADQKLNVDMKKLQLWKEALQEVANLSGYHLIRNGNESKFIEKIVREVSRMANDHLYLHVTEHPVGLKPHVEDVKLRLSVGTKDIRMIGIFGVGGIGKPTLAKAIYNLIAFEFEASCFLPINSDTWNQVNCLVQLQKTLLFKILGDCRSLKVDNIDTGKYMIERRLHSKRVLLILDGVDHLDQLKTLVGARDWFGEGSRIIITTRDQHLLTAHGVDSTYEMMGLNHDDAFQLFCWHAFRSEKPVDGYGEFVEQIINYAGSLPLVLTVLGLDLYGRTKKEWESALDQYRKIPHQDIQKILQTSYDRLSENEKNVFLDIACFFN